A window of Calditrichota bacterium contains these coding sequences:
- a CDS encoding TonB-dependent receptor codes for MKGKLLVVVSLLLVASVPGLVLAQSGRVVGRVTDARTGAPLPAANVVLQGTVVGAATNLAGEFVIPKAPLGTHQLRVSYIGYRTAFVEVAVQANLTTRIEVELEPEVISGATIMVLADRAKIRETPVAFTDVRKEEMEARLGSQDIPLVLNTTPSVYATMQGGGAGDARVNVRGFNQRNIAIMINGVPVNDMENAWLYWSNWDGVADATSSIQIQRGLSAVNLATPSIGGTMNIITDPTATELGVRFKQEVGNDGFLKSTLIANSGLIAGKYAFSAGAVRKVGDGVIDKTWTDAWAYYFGASWQVNPKNRLELYALGAPQRHGQNSFRQNIGVYSADFAKKLSDYDQAALTKYFEAKQGRKYNQNWGPVSSSYTGLQYWDGKTHERYNPNFINERENYYHKPLVNLNWYSQLTEKLGLLSTVYYSGGKGGGTGTFGSIKWNTTTPTRTPDWDATIANNKASATGSKGILRNSVNTQWTIGAISKVTYQLSAPVKLTAGVDWRTAEIKHYREVRDLLGGEYFYATHSDFWTDAQKQRKLGDKIDYDFTNTVDWAGVFGQAEYARGAVTAYGMGGYSTIKYSYTNHFRKDPATGGELKANTDWISGYQVKGGASYRFTRQLDAFANAGYVEKVPIFDNVINDRTGTKATDPKNEKFTSVEAGVNYVAMDGRLVVRGNLYHTTWMDRSVPREVTNPDGTEGIIFIQGIDLRHQGVELETSFQPMQLFRIEGSASVGDWKYLKDVSGVYKDYTTGGAQDVAYNFYVKGLKVGDAPQTQFALVGSVFPLRGLQAQAVYRYYMRHYADWDPLGRTNPADRKQSWRAPDYGVLDFHLTYDLPFRFGGVGLQLFAHVFNALDTEYIQDATDNSAYNAWDKDHDADDAEVFFGLPRTFNAGLTITYR; via the coding sequence ATGAAGGGCAAACTGCTGGTTGTTGTGTCTCTGCTGCTGGTGGCCAGTGTGCCGGGGCTGGTGTTGGCGCAAAGCGGCAGGGTGGTGGGCAGGGTCACCGATGCGCGAACCGGTGCCCCGCTACCTGCGGCAAACGTGGTGTTGCAGGGGACCGTCGTAGGTGCGGCCACCAACCTGGCAGGGGAGTTCGTGATCCCCAAGGCGCCCTTGGGGACGCACCAACTGCGTGTCAGCTACATCGGCTACCGCACGGCGTTTGTCGAAGTGGCGGTGCAGGCGAATCTGACCACGCGCATCGAGGTGGAGTTGGAGCCTGAGGTCATCTCCGGGGCCACCATTATGGTGCTGGCCGACCGTGCCAAGATCCGCGAGACGCCGGTGGCCTTCACCGACGTGCGCAAGGAGGAGATGGAGGCACGACTTGGCTCCCAGGATATTCCCTTGGTGCTGAACACGACCCCGAGTGTGTACGCCACCATGCAGGGCGGCGGCGCCGGTGACGCGCGGGTCAACGTGCGCGGCTTTAACCAGCGCAACATCGCCATCATGATCAACGGCGTGCCGGTCAACGACATGGAGAACGCTTGGCTGTACTGGTCCAACTGGGATGGCGTCGCAGATGCCACCTCCTCGATCCAGATACAGCGCGGCTTGAGCGCCGTCAATTTGGCTACCCCGTCCATCGGTGGCACCATGAACATCATCACCGACCCTACGGCCACGGAGCTGGGTGTCAGGTTCAAGCAGGAAGTAGGCAATGATGGCTTCCTGAAGTCGACCCTCATTGCCAACAGTGGCCTGATCGCGGGCAAGTACGCCTTCAGCGCCGGCGCAGTGCGCAAGGTCGGCGATGGGGTCATCGACAAGACCTGGACCGATGCCTGGGCCTACTACTTCGGCGCCAGCTGGCAGGTCAACCCGAAGAACAGGCTGGAGCTCTATGCGCTGGGCGCCCCGCAGAGGCACGGCCAAAACAGTTTCCGCCAGAACATCGGCGTCTACAGCGCCGACTTTGCCAAGAAGCTGAGCGACTACGACCAGGCCGCGCTCACGAAGTACTTCGAAGCGAAGCAGGGACGCAAGTACAACCAGAACTGGGGTCCGGTGAGCTCTTCCTACACGGGCCTGCAGTACTGGGACGGCAAGACGCACGAGCGCTACAACCCCAATTTCATCAACGAGCGCGAGAACTATTACCACAAACCACTGGTCAACCTGAACTGGTACTCGCAGCTCACCGAGAAGTTGGGACTGCTGAGCACGGTGTACTACTCCGGCGGCAAGGGCGGCGGCACGGGCACATTTGGGTCCATCAAATGGAACACAACGACGCCGACGCGCACCCCAGACTGGGATGCCACCATCGCCAACAACAAAGCCAGTGCCACAGGCTCGAAGGGTATATTGCGCAACAGCGTCAATACCCAGTGGACAATCGGGGCGATCTCCAAGGTGACGTATCAACTCAGCGCCCCAGTGAAGTTGACCGCCGGCGTTGATTGGCGCACCGCCGAGATCAAGCACTATCGCGAAGTGCGCGACCTGCTGGGCGGCGAATACTTCTACGCGACCCACTCCGACTTTTGGACCGATGCCCAGAAGCAGCGCAAACTGGGCGACAAGATCGACTATGACTTTACCAACACCGTGGACTGGGCAGGTGTGTTTGGCCAAGCGGAATACGCGCGGGGAGCGGTGACCGCCTATGGTATGGGCGGCTATTCCACCATCAAGTATAGCTACACCAACCACTTCCGCAAGGACCCGGCTACAGGCGGCGAGCTAAAGGCGAATACCGACTGGATCTCCGGGTACCAGGTGAAGGGCGGTGCGAGCTATCGCTTCACCAGACAACTGGACGCCTTTGCCAACGCCGGCTATGTGGAGAAGGTGCCCATCTTCGACAACGTGATTAACGACCGTACAGGCACCAAGGCCACCGATCCAAAGAACGAAAAGTTCACCTCGGTAGAGGCCGGCGTCAACTACGTGGCCATGGACGGCAGGTTGGTGGTGCGCGGCAACCTCTACCACACCACCTGGATGGACCGCTCGGTACCGCGCGAGGTGACCAACCCGGATGGCACCGAGGGCATTATCTTCATCCAGGGCATTGATCTGCGCCACCAGGGTGTGGAGCTGGAAACCTCCTTCCAGCCGATGCAGCTATTCCGCATCGAGGGCTCCGCGTCCGTCGGCGACTGGAAGTACCTCAAAGACGTTTCCGGTGTTTACAAGGACTACACGACCGGCGGAGCCCAGGACGTCGCGTACAATTTCTATGTCAAAGGCCTCAAGGTCGGCGACGCGCCGCAGACCCAGTTCGCCCTCGTGGGATCGGTGTTCCCACTCCGGGGACTGCAAGCACAGGCCGTCTATCGCTACTACATGCGCCACTACGCCGACTGGGACCCGCTGGGCAGAACCAATCCTGCCGACCGCAAGCAGAGCTGGCGTGCGCCAGACTACGGCGTGCTTGACTTCCACCTCACCTACGATCTGCCCTTCCGGTTTGGTGGGGTGGGACTGCAGCTCTTTGCCCATGTGTTCAACGCGCTGGACACCGAGTACATACAGGATGCCACCGACAACAGCGCGTACAACGCCTGGGACAAGGACCACGATGCGGACGATGCCGAGGTGTTCTTTGGGCTGCCGCGCACCTTCAACGCTGGCTTGACGATCACTTACAGGTAG
- a CDS encoding NHL repeat-containing protein has translation MRYLLGAALCALLALAGCGRKMPLPAVTTVARSFGASDTSYIPLNPVWDAETIGYFAPQPMVPTDITIGDDGYLFVADSANDRVFVLTTAGQLVREHGLDQIAPVPGPLAVDIDAKLNLLIVTGGKTVWVWNQYLHREEVDSIAGVTGKFSGERAIIDSVLGIHPFYVDEGRKTSFQGVAFGPTASNTVFLTDKGYNRILRLRIVVSGRARLRNGRVHPTFKGVYDGEVATYGSGAGTVDNPRGLTVDGEGNIYFTQLGGNFLVQKLKKQGDFYTSAYTLYQHPIMDLNRFVGPYDVALDQDGAIFVADTQAGRVYKFFNKGGRAGHPASLGKTGLGQEVFARPRGLFVSNDNVVYVAEADAHRIRRFRFSVSESDLPVEQP, from the coding sequence GTGCGGTACCTGCTCGGTGCGGCCCTGTGCGCCCTGCTGGCGCTGGCTGGCTGTGGACGCAAGATGCCCCTGCCGGCGGTCACTACTGTGGCGCGCTCCTTCGGCGCCAGCGACACTTCCTACATCCCTTTGAATCCCGTGTGGGATGCGGAGACGATAGGCTATTTTGCGCCGCAGCCCATGGTGCCCACGGACATCACCATTGGCGATGACGGCTACCTCTTTGTCGCGGACAGCGCCAACGACCGGGTGTTCGTGCTCACTACTGCTGGCCAACTCGTCCGGGAGCATGGCTTGGACCAGATCGCGCCGGTGCCGGGGCCTCTGGCCGTCGATATCGACGCCAAGCTGAACCTGCTCATTGTCACCGGGGGGAAGACCGTCTGGGTGTGGAACCAGTACCTGCACCGGGAGGAGGTGGATTCCATCGCCGGCGTTACGGGCAAATTCTCGGGCGAGCGGGCGATCATTGATTCAGTGCTGGGGATTCACCCTTTCTACGTGGATGAGGGGCGCAAGACCAGTTTTCAAGGGGTGGCCTTTGGCCCAACTGCCTCGAACACCGTCTTCCTGACCGACAAGGGGTACAACCGCATTCTCCGCCTGCGCATCGTGGTCAGTGGCAGGGCTCGGCTGCGCAACGGCAGAGTCCACCCGACCTTCAAGGGGGTCTACGACGGCGAGGTGGCAACGTACGGCTCAGGCGCGGGCACGGTGGACAACCCACGCGGCCTCACCGTCGATGGCGAAGGCAACATCTACTTCACCCAATTGGGTGGCAACTTCTTGGTGCAGAAACTAAAGAAGCAGGGGGACTTTTACACCTCGGCCTACACGCTGTACCAGCACCCGATCATGGATCTCAACCGCTTTGTCGGGCCGTACGACGTGGCGTTGGATCAGGACGGCGCCATCTTTGTGGCCGACACGCAGGCCGGCAGGGTCTACAAGTTCTTCAACAAGGGGGGCAGAGCCGGCCATCCTGCTTCCCTGGGGAAAACCGGGCTTGGGCAGGAGGTGTTTGCCCGGCCGCGGGGGCTGTTCGTGTCCAACGACAATGTGGTGTATGTTGCCGAGGCCGATGCGCACCGTATTCGCCGCTTCCGTTTCTCAGTCTCAGAGTCAGACCTCCCAGTTGAGCAACCCTGA
- a CDS encoding PorV/PorQ family protein — protein sequence MSRQKERHWQGVIVAAMLLAACTAQVHGQAAFQLLGGQRIGTASGTFLKIEVGAQAVAMSGAGTALAGDATVLYWNPAGAAQLATNSLALSHIEWPADIQYEFLGYVHHLPRIGTLGVSLGMLHMADMEVTNEYYPTGTGEYFRFQDSFAAFTYARKMTNRFSFGLSLKYVDEVLADVRMGGWMIDLGTFYWTGYRQVRFAVSLVNFGPDLEARGSFLKKNTQGEFVEQPYEAFAPPTTFRVGVAGDLYTTEHYTLTAAMQVNHPMDNVENAVVGLDLEVLQRLHVRGGYRINFDEERFTLGAGLLLPVAGARAVLDYAYKDFAHLGSTHQFTFSLAF from the coding sequence ATGTCCAGGCAGAAAGAGAGACATTGGCAAGGGGTGATCGTGGCCGCTATGCTGCTGGCCGCCTGCACGGCGCAGGTGCATGGCCAGGCGGCGTTTCAGCTCCTCGGCGGGCAGCGCATCGGCACAGCCTCTGGGACCTTTCTGAAAATCGAAGTTGGGGCGCAGGCGGTGGCGATGAGTGGAGCCGGCACAGCCCTGGCTGGCGACGCCACCGTACTCTACTGGAACCCCGCGGGCGCGGCACAGTTAGCGACGAATAGTTTGGCCCTCAGCCACATCGAATGGCCGGCGGACATCCAGTACGAATTCCTCGGCTACGTGCACCATCTGCCGCGCATCGGCACGTTGGGCGTGAGCCTCGGCATGCTGCACATGGCCGACATGGAGGTCACCAACGAGTACTACCCTACTGGGACCGGCGAGTACTTCCGGTTCCAGGATAGCTTTGCCGCCTTCACCTACGCGCGGAAGATGACCAACCGCTTCTCCTTTGGCCTGTCCCTAAAGTACGTGGATGAGGTGCTGGCCGACGTGCGCATGGGTGGGTGGATGATCGACCTTGGGACTTTCTACTGGACCGGCTACCGCCAGGTCCGCTTTGCCGTGAGCCTTGTCAATTTCGGGCCTGATCTGGAGGCGCGTGGCTCGTTCCTGAAGAAAAACACGCAAGGCGAGTTCGTGGAGCAGCCCTACGAAGCCTTTGCGCCGCCTACCACGTTCCGTGTGGGCGTAGCAGGTGACCTGTACACGACGGAGCACTACACGCTGACCGCGGCCATGCAAGTCAACCATCCCATGGACAATGTGGAAAACGCCGTGGTCGGCCTGGACTTGGAGGTGCTGCAGCGGCTGCATGTGCGGGGCGGGTATCGGATCAACTTTGACGAAGAGCGATTCACCCTGGGTGCCGGCTTGTTGCTCCCTGTGGCCGGGGCTCGTGCGGTGCTGGACTATGCATACAAGGACTTTGCCCATCTTGGCTCGACCCATCAATTCACCTTCAGCTTGGCCTTTTGA